The Glycine soja cultivar W05 chromosome 3, ASM419377v2, whole genome shotgun sequence genome window below encodes:
- the LOC114404904 gene encoding ran-binding protein 1 homolog c-like, with amino-acid sequence MKIKLRYNSWVLNQQYNSALSLTISHALTALLAASLRINQQHQWPPPSHHNDDDDHVPAEDEDTGAQVAPIVKLEEVAVSTGEEEEDPILDLKAKLYRFDKEGNEWKERGGGNVKLLKHKVSGKVRLVMRQSKTLSRSAPIILVLCIAFYLFSF; translated from the exons atGAAGATAAAGCTTAGATACAATTCTTGGGTTCT CAACCAGCAATACAACAGTGCACTCTCACTCACTATAAGTCATGCACTCACTGCACTCCTCGCTGCCTCATTGCGTATCAACCAGCAGCATCAATGGCCACCACCGAGCCACCACAATGACGACGATGACCATGTGCCAGCGGAGGACGAGGACACGGGAGCGCAGGTCGCTCCGATCGTGAAGCTCGAAGAGGTCGCCGTCTCCACTggtgaagaggaagaggatcccATCCTTGATCT gAAAGCGAAGCTGTATCGGTTCGATAAGGAAGGGAATGAGTGGAAGGAGCGTGGTGGTGGAAACGTTAAGCTGCTGAAACATAAGGTCAGCGGGAAGGTGAGGCTCGTCATGCGCCAATCCAAGACGCTCTCAAGATCTGCGCCAATCATCTTGGTATTATGCATTGCTTTCTATCTTTTCAGTTTTTGA
- the LOC114406113 gene encoding ERBB-3 BINDING PROTEIN 1-like, whose protein sequence is MSDDEREEKELDLTSPEVVTKYKSAAEIVNRALQLVISECKPKAKIVDLCEKGDSYIREQTGSMYKNVKRKIERGVAFPTCVSVNNTVCHFSPLASDETVLEDGDIVKIDMACHIDGFIAAVAHTHVLQEGPVTGRAADALAAANTAAEVALRLVRPGRKNKDVTEAIQKIAAAYDCKIVEGVLSHQMKQFVIDGNKVVLSVSNPDTRVDDAEFEENEVYAIDIVASTGDGKPKLLDEKQTTIYKRAVDKSYHLKMKASRFIFSEISQKFPIMPFSARALEEKRARLGLVECVNHELLQPYPVLHEKPGDYVAHIKFTVLLMPNGSDRVTSHSLQELQPTKTIDDPEIKAWLALGTKTKKKGGGKKKKGKKGAEAEPMDATNDATPQEQD, encoded by the exons ATGTCGGACGATGAGAGAGAGGAGAAGGAGTTGGATCTCACTTCTCCGGAAGTTGTCACCAAGTACAAGAGCGCCGCGGAGATTGTTAACA GGGCTTTGCAGTTAGTTATTTCAGAATGTAAACCGAAGGCAAAGATTGTTGACCTTTGCGAGAAAGGGGATTCGTATATTAGAGA GCAAACTGGTAGCATGTACAAGAATGTGAAGAGGAAGATAGAGAGAGGTGTTGCCTTCCCTACATGTGTGTCTGTGAACAACACTGTCTGTCACTTCTCTCCTCTTGCCAGTGATGAAACAGTGTTGGAAGATGGTGATATAGTGAAAAT TGACATGGCTTGCCATATAGATGGGTTCATTGCTGCTGTGGCACACACTCATGTTCTTCAGGAGGGGCCAGTTACAGGACGGGCAGCCGATGCTCTTGCAGCAGCAAACACCGCTGCCGAAGTGGCCTTGCGGCTTGTAAGGCCTGGAAGGAAG AACAAGGATGTAACTGAAGCAATTCAGAAGATTGCCGCAGCGTATGATTGTAAAATTGTTGAGGGTGTTCTTAGCCACCAAATGAAACAGTTTGTGATTGATGGGAATAAGGTTGTGCTAAGTGTATCCAATCCAGATACAAGGGTTGATGATGCAGAGTTTGAGGAGAATGAAGTTTATGCAATTGATATCGTAGCAAGTACTGGAGATGGCAAG CCTAAGCTTTTGGATGAAAAGCAGACAACTATTTATAAGAGAGCTGTTGACAAGAGCTATCACTTGAAGATGAAAGCATCTAGGTTCATTTTCAGTGAAATAAGCCAAAAGTTTCCCATCATGCCCTTCTCTGCAAG GGCTTTGGAAGAGAAAAGAGCTCGTTTGGGTTTAGTGGAATGTGTGAATCATGAGCTCCTGCAACCTTATCCTGTTCTGCATGAAAAGCCTG GTGATTATGTTGCACATATCAAATTCACTGTCTTGCTAATGCCCAATGGATCAGATCGTGTTACGTCTCACTCACTCCAGGAGTTGCAGCCCACCAAAACAATAGATGATCCCGAAATCAAGGCGTGGCTAGCATTGGGCACAAAGACAAAGAAGAAAGGCGgtggaaagaagaagaaag GTAAGAAGGGGGCAGAAGCTGAACCAATGGATGCAACAAATGATGCTACACCCCAAGAACAAGATTGA